A stretch of the Solanum dulcamara chromosome 6, daSolDulc1.2, whole genome shotgun sequence genome encodes the following:
- the LOC129893316 gene encoding uncharacterized protein LOC129893316: MGKFDKVALLLISFIVITIWFPIVVQCSKKAVGVARKEDIPYIRCQVCEKLAYQLYHHVQNKQAEISPKKISEYQIIEISENVCNLKKQEADWILKVDIVEQGDRLELVEQDSEGQCNSECKTIERACQDVMDYSDTDVAEYLYKTKPDLDSLKSFLCKDLTQVCSKAPPPVPKNRVPGEPFVAKSSKEAEMEKLMRSMQGMPGAPGMQMYSREDLMNQKFGDEDADDDDDDNDDEGGFPSKLGKIIKEKESKRNDWKQRITKGIQDTSETLKNNANRISHRMRKWWGTKKAQWKKSSITSKGEL; the protein is encoded by the exons ATGGGGAAATTTGACAAGGTTGCATTGTTGTTGATATCTTTCATAGTGATAACAATATGGTTTCCGATTGTTGTTCAATGCTCAAAGAAAGCAGTAGGAGTGGCTAGAAAAGAAGACATTCCTTATATAAGATGTCAGGTGTGTGAGAAGCTGGCTTATCAACTATACCATCACGTTCAGAACAAGCAAGCTGAGATCTCTCCAAAGAAG ATCTCGGAGTATCAGATAATAGAGATTTCAGAGAATGTATGCAATTTAAAGAAGCAGGAAGCTGATTGGATTCTTAAAGTTGAcatagttgaacaaggtgataggTTGGAG CTGGTTGAGCAAGACTCAGAAGGACAATGTAATTCAGAATGCAAAACAATAGAACGTGCTTGTCAAGAT GTAATGGACTATTCTGATACAGATGTGGCagaatatttatataaaacCAAACCAGATCTTGATTCCTTGAAAAGTTTCCTTTGCAAGGATTTGACCCAAGTTTGTAGCAAGGCACCGCCTCCAGTTCCTAAG AATAGAGTCCCTGGAGAACCTTTTGTTGCTAAGTCATCAAAAGAGGCTGAAATGGAAAAGCTAATGCGATCCATGCAG GGTATGCCTGGAGCCCCAGGTATGCAAATGTATTCCAGAGAAGATTTGATGAACCAAAAGTTTGGTGATGAAGATGCAGATGACGATGACGATGACAATGATGACGAAGGAGGCTTCCCGTCAAAGCTG GGAAAgattattaaagaaaaagaaagtaagaGGAATGATTGGAAGCAACGGATCACAAAAGGAATTCAAGATACAAGTGAGACTCTAAAGAATAACGCTAACAGAATTTCCCACAGGATGAGAAAGTGGTGGGGAACAAAGAAAGCACAATGGAAGAAGAGTTCCATAACCAGTAAGGGAGAGCTATAA